The region attaaataaatcactTTAAATAGAACTGGGACACAGTATATATACTAAAAAAGGTTTTgtagttgaaatttgaaaatgcaAGAAAAGTGTGGTGATTAAAAAGAgtaaggccaaaattggtcctgaacatatggtcattttacgattttggtcataaactttatcttttagattttttggtcatgtacatttcaaatcggatcataATTGGTTCTGGACTAActgttccgttaaaaactaacgatCAACGAGTTTAATCCCAATTTTAACCAAATTAGACCTttaattttcgatttttttactccctaattattttagtaaatattcatttaaaatcagaaatatattttagtaaatattcatttatatatttaatttgataaaagTCTACTGCTCCAGCCACCGCCTCCACGAGGCCTTCAAGCAGGAGCACCGAATCCACCGCCGCCCAAACATCGTCAAACTCCTCGCCTACGCAGACGACGACCATCAACCCGCCCTAATCATGGAATTCGTCCCCAACGGCACCTTACACCACAAGCTCCACGATTCCAAAACCACTCCCCTCACGTGGACCCAACGCGTCGCGGTGGCATTCCAGCTCGCCTCAGCAATCGCGTACCTCCACGACGCCTGCTCCCCTCACGTCGTCCACGCCCACATCAAACCCTCCAACGTCCTCCTCGACGACGACCTCAATTGCAAGCTCTGCGATTTCGGATCGGCCAGCGTCGGATTCTCCGCCGCGGTGGCGCCGGGGAGGAACGATGTTTACAGCTTCGGAGTTGTGGTTTTGGAGCTGATTACTGGAATTGAGGCGTTCTACCCCTCCACCGGAGAGAGGCTGGCGGCGAAGGCGGCGAGGAACGCGGCGGAGATGGTGGATCCGAGGCTGTTAGGAGGGGAGGATATGGGAGAAGTTGGAGATTTGATGCTCAATTTCCCATAGTGGTGGAGATTGGAGATTGGAGACGACAGTGCGCCTTCTATACCCATCTAATTATTTTTAGaattcttgttgggatcaacCGATCAAGCAAATGCAGAGCAAAATCTTTTTAAGTTGAGTCGAATGTGTAAAAATGATTTCTTCACACCAATTTTCAATGTCTTGTCGGGAATAGCTTTTCATGATATATGTCATTCTTCAACATATTTGTTTATTAGTTATACGTTTCTAATAAGTAATAACTTATTACAAAAGTTTTAATCCAAGTTAAATCAGAAAATATATTTAGGGACTTAGAAATAATTTAGGTTATAAAAGTATAACGTGTATAGATGGGCATTCCGAGAATTGAACTCGGGACCTCTTGCACCCTAAGCGAGAATCATACCACTAGAGACCAAATGCCCATTCGATATTAATTTTTTGACTTTATTTTAGATGTATAAACTTATATCTATATGAGGAGatcattgaaaaaataaaacaagtaaCCAGAGTGAATATTATCAAAACGATAATAGTAGTATGTTTTTAACAATATTCAATCATTTTCTTTGGACAATTAACTAATACTGTCACAAGCAAGCAGAACAACTATTATCAGACCTCGTGAGGGATCGACCTGAaaggaaaattgaaaaattaagaaaaagggGAGTgaccattttcatttttcatttttcagaaGAGTAAAGATCAAATGTGATcctaaacataaaaaaaaatttgcgtTTGTAAATATTAGCAAGGTTTGCGTTTGTAAATATAAGAAAAAGGGGAGTGACCATCATCATCTCATTTTTCAGACGAGGCCGAGAATTTTCCatactagtaattttttttatcaatgctCCTAAATACATTTGAAGGCTAAGCTTCTCGGAAACAGAACACAGCCTTTCttctacaaataaaaaattctttGTACAAATTCTCATCAACATGACAACATcttaacataaaaaaattaccaaagAAGAATACAGAACAAACACAGGACTACTGATTAGCCTCAGAATCCGGAGCGCTAGGTGCAGAACCATCACTGCCTCCACTCATAGGTAACGACGACATGTTACCTTGATATGGTGGAGGAGGAAACATTGGTGGGGCACCACTTCCAGGAACCAttggaggaggaggagctgTCACGGGTCTTCGGAGCCCGTTCATTTGACCAGGAACAGGCGCACCAGGTGGAGGCAGCATGTGTGGTGGCATTGGTGTGTATCCTGTTGGCAGTTGAACATGAAAAGTTAGACCACATTTCACGCTAACTATCCTACCACACAACACAGAGGGTTTCAGTCATTCATTAGTTAACTTGGGACTGCCAAGGGGCACATATGCATGCATATGAACACATAACCCCACAGCAGTGATGATCCAAAACTGTTTTCCGGAATCGGTGTATTAACTCAAACATTCATGAATCGAGATGCAAGTAAGTTATTATGTGACAAAGGATAatgagaaagaaataaaatggtAGCATCCTGAGAGAAATGCAGCATACCAGGAGGTAAAGGCATCGGTCTTGGCAACACTGGAGGTCTAAAAGGGAACTGTCCTGGAAGTGGCGTAGGCAGAACTGGAAGACCGGGCCTTGGATAAGGAGCAACGGGAGGCCTGAATGCCCCAAGATGCTCCTTCACTTTTTGGTCTATCAAACTTTGATTTAGTTGTGCTTCATACTGTTGATAATAACTTCGTACATTTGCCTGCTCCGGTCAGAATATAGAACCATATGTCCGTCATATAACATAAAATTGCTGAACGCAGAATAAAAAGTGAGCGAGGGATGGGGGCAGATTATACCTTGTGCTTGTATCCTGAATTATGTTGTTTCCTAACAGAAGGCTGCAATGACAGCCAACAATTTCAAAATCAGAATTCGCCAAATAAAGCAAGCATCATCATAGCAGCACTACTACGAATAAGAGATACTGTCCCTCAATAACCCTGATTATAAATACTTTATAATAGAAGAAATGAAAAGAGCTACTGTTTCGCATCGAAAATAATCGAACAACCATACATTTCCACATTGCTCAAGTAATACCGCACGCCAAGTACCAATTCCAAGCATTTTCAATTTCAGCTTAAGAATTCAAAAAAACATCACTGAAACTATCCACCCATCAAATGCAGCTTGCTAAAGTAAAAGCTCAACTAATAAACAATAAGACAAACGAAAATTCACAGGCCAGAAAACAGtggaattaaaaaaagttacaagagAAACTTACGGAATCGTGCGTGAGATAAGTGTCGCAGTAATCGCAGTAGTAtctgaagaaggagaagaagacaaTGGGGGAAAGATCAAACTTAATCCAGACGCAGAAGAACGAACATCTTAGCAATAATAAAATCAATGGTCGTTAAattaaagaaagaaacaaaaacaatACCTCGGCATCTCGGAATTGGAGTTGAGCGAAATCGGAATTCGCGAAGCTTCCGATCAAAATTTGAGCTCGTCACTGGGTGAGCAGTAGAACCCtagatgagagagagagtgagaactGAGAAGCGCTTTCACTGTTAAATTTCTAGCTTAATTTCATAGACGGTAAAGATTACCAGCGCTTTTACTGTTTACATGTAAATCAGGAGACAACTTTTTCTATATAAAATGAGTCTATTCGAGTAATTATAGAGTAACGAAATAAATGTACTGTACTACAAAGTTAAATTATgttaagggcatccgcagtggtgcggataTCCCAGCGTAATTCCCAAAAATACcctctgccacgtcataaggaattcccactgcattgccacgtcatacggacttcccattGCACAGTGACGGAATTCCCatgcggaattcccgacggaattcccacattaaaaaaaatcacaaattcacaaattaaacaatttccggaagtaaacaatttaagtaattaaaatttcgacgaaaataaggaaaaaattccattaaaataagaaaagtacatttcaccaaataaaaaaatacatttcaataattaaaaactacatcaatgACGACCCATATGctgccacacttcttcaataatatcgttatGGAGTCGAACGGGGGCTTGTTTTttgcgcatgtcggcaaatgcacggactcgatcgacgtCGTCATGGGgaatccccatgcgtacattgctagtggccactcggtggcttggacccgcagcatcagcatcatcattggcccaatcggtcagtgctggaccttcatcttcgacaatcatgttgtgcatgataatacatgcgtacatgatgtcggcgacgctgtcaacgtaccacagccgtgatggacccttcactgccgcccatcgagcctagagcacaccaaatgcccgctccacatccttgcgcacTGCCTCCTGATGTTGCGCAAAGTATACATTCTTCGCATcagttgggcatctgatcgtcttcacaaagacgggccacatcgcgtatatcccatccgccaaataatagtcCATGTTGTGCtagttgccgttggcgacgaagttgacggccggaccgacgcccatgcactagtcgttgaaaaggggcgacgactggaggacgttgatgtcgttgttcaacccggctactccaaaataggcatgtcaTATCCACaaacggtagtcagctaccgcttcaaggatcatcgtgggattcttggccttgaaaccggtagtgtacatccctttccatgCAGCGGGgtagttcttccattcccagtgcatacaatctatgctgcccagcatccccgggaagccgtgcTGAGCCCCGTGCATATcaagcagagcctgacaatcttcgggggtaggcttccgaagatacttatccccgaatatctccctaacgccctgacaaaaatacttcaggcagtcGCGGGCTGTCGACTCgtcgatgtggaggtactcgtcgaacatgttcGCCGCACCTCCGTACGCCAACTGCCTGagtgcggcagtgcacttctgaatcagtgtgtggccgggtttacccgctgcatcctcccgcaccctgaaatacccgtatcgacgctccaaagcgccaacgatacgcataaacagcggccgctgcatcctaaaccgtccctggaataggttctccccaaaccgtggctccgaCGCAAAGTAGTCctcgtacaaccgacggtgGACAGCGAGGTGGTCGCGGGGTACTGTAGTGCGATGgtggatgggtcgaggcaccgccGGCGCCGAGGCCTCCCTCACACGTGCCCAAATCGGAGCCATTACGTCTTCATGATGGCCACTActactaccactaccagccattactattatataaaagaaatttagagagagagaaacttgttaaaacaagtggtgcgaaatgaaacgaagttcaacgagcggtatatatagacattttaaaaaaacgaaataaagcgggagtcgacgcaatggcggacgtccccgcggaattccgcttaACGTCAcggacctgcgacgtcctcagcccaattccgtatccgtggcgggcacgcctaatggcggaagtccgcgacggaattccgagacgtccgtgggaattccgcgcggaagtccgccattgcggatgctctaaatagaAAAAACACCTTCAATGTTAACTACAAAAGTAAATAAGTCTATGCCAGACTGCCAGTTAATATTATGTGTGATTAAATTGCGGCCTGTAATAAAATACTTAAATGGCATAATCCTTAAAATATTCAAAGTGAACTAATGCATAATACTTTTTCATCCATGAAAATAAGTCTTTTTTTTAGGATAttgattttaatgcacaatcaaaaaagaaaaaagaaaaaaatgacagAGCAAgaaatgaaaagagaaaaacTGATGAGAAAGTTTCTACAAATAGAAATATGAAACTGATTTTAGTAGAccgaataaaataaaaaaaattgatatttttaataggtAGAGGTAATATTAAAAAGTACTTATACAATATAAATAGTTATACCACGTTCTTACTGATGATCATCATATATAAATAGTTATACCACGTTCTTACTGATGATCATCATTCTCATTGATTTTCATTCATAATGAAAATTAATTCAATAACAATCAATGATATGAGTGAACTATTTTTATGGTACAGCCAGAAAATAGAATTagtgtttgtttttgtttttatgagACGAATAGAGTATATATTATTGCCATATGCAGTTTTCTAGCCACCCTCTCTTGGGTAGCCTCGTGCAATTGAATGTTGGCTTAATGGGAAAACAAAACCAACATCTCAACTATTTCCTAGCACTCACAAAGTTTAGTACTAGCTTGTAAAGGTAGTTTAGATCCTACACCTAAATTGGGTGAAAATGTTAGATTGTAAAAGGCAACTAACGAGTTAGCTCTCCTTTGTTTCCTGCAAAGTTGAATATCTAAGAAGTTAGAATCCAACCCAAACAACCAATGTCTGAAACTATACAATCTTACTAGGAAGAGACTTTCTTCACTGATGTTACAAACAATCCACACCCTAAGTCGATGAGATGCACCGCCTCACTTCAGGCGAAACATCGGCTTCTCAGCTTTTGATCTCGATCTTGAGCATTCTTCATCACTCGTGCTAGTGCTAGAACTCCCTATCCGGCTCCCAGAAAACGAGACACCTGAATCCGCATGCAAGGCTGAACCATATATGGGGCTTGACTGATCTCTGCACAGAATCCTTTCAAGCTGTTTGCGGAAGCCATCTTTAGCACCGTCATGCTCGCCTAGCTGTCTCGAGAAGCAGTACTCACTGTCACTCAATGAATCAGACTCGTATTCATATTCATCATCAGAGGCTAGATCTGCAGAGTACcactcattttgatcattaAGATTCTTGTGTTTTCTCCCATGAGAGGAACGAGGAGGGATGGGCGCATCTCCGGCAGCTGCCTCTGCACGCTCTCGTACTCTTCTGTCAATCAATGTCCTCAGCAAGTTGGTTACTTGCACAGCATGCATCAGAGCTGTCAATGGATCAGGCATCTACCAAAAGAAAACTTGTTATGATTCTTGAAATGCCAAATCAGTTTAAAGTgtggattttttttatgattaaatCAATTCACCTTTGTCATGTTAGGAGCAAAGACCATGGCAATGTTTCTTACACTCATCTTGTTTGAATCCTCATTCTCAACGACATCTGCCATGAGATCAACGGCCCATCTCAGGAGACAGCTCTCAGTCGGCCTAAGCTGATCAACTAGTTCGACACAATCATCCTCTGCTTGACACTGCAAGACCTGCTGAGGTGAGAGGCCATCAAGGACACCGGAGGGAAGCTCCCGGAACCATGCCTTGATCAGGCTTGCCAAACAATGGACATCAATTTCATCGGGCACAATGCCCTTGTTGAGGTGCTCTCTCACATGCCCCTCTTTGCTGTTATCTGGATTTATCCGGAATATCCCTTCTGCCTGTCGCGACATTCAAGCAAAATTTATATGAAAACGAGAGGACCTTGAAAATTACAGCAGCCAAAGTGGCGTAGTGAAGCAATACAATACTCTATGTGTACATATGCATaaaaatacttataaatttgAAATGTGGATTACCTTTAGACCACCTAGTGCATATAACTTCTCCTGCATTAGCAGCAGAATAGTCGGGACATTGTTGCGTCTCGCGTCATAAGACCACTTCATTGATTCAGCCGAAACACCACACACGCTGATACTGCAACATCAAGTAGATTATAGAGGTTATAACAGCAAACTTGTGATAAAATCTAGTACATTTGAAATGGGAGACCATATCTATCTGTCAACATCCATAAATGATAGTAGTACTTAAAGCCTGATTGAAGATCATAAACTATATATGAACACCCATAAATGCTTGAAATAACTCTCCATGTGACCAAGAGCAGGTTTTAACTCAAATTTGACtgactttatttattttaatactgAAGAACCAGTTTTTCAGGTCTAGGTAGATGCTCGAAAATCCCAATGTGCAAGAGCAGATTTTGCACAAATCCATATATTTGAGAAATCCTGAAGCATCAACTGATTATAAATCAGATCTAAAGTATGGTGCAAACAAAAGCAGAGAAAATAAGGAAGACACTCCACTTTCAATTAACTCCCTAAACTTAGTTGAAACAAAGTTACAGCAACAAAAAACAGCCTAAAAATCTAGCAAGAAAAGCATCCCTTTTACCTTTAGGATTAGTTTCTTTTCAATTCTGTAACATTTACATTTACTACGTGCAATATTCCAGCaagaaaaagcaaaaaaaaaagtttccttTTTCAGAAATCCAAGAACAAGGGCTAAAAAAGGATAGCAGTTAAACTTTAGACCAACTCTAATTTGTTACCCCTTTATAGTAGTACCAATAAAGATTAGATTTTTTCCAACTTCTTTAACATATACACAGATAAAGAGAAAGGGATACCTTGCGCTAGGAGCTTTACATGGAATCTCGACCTCAAACTCAAGAGGTAGCCCCAGAAAGCCATTGAATCTATCGAAAGTGACATGAGTTATGTGCTTGACGTTGGTGGGCCACCCGATTTCCATGTCATGGGCGGCTGAGACGGCCTCTTTTTCATCGACGGCGCACATGGATTTTCTCAAAGCAGCTAAAATGGAGGGCAAGTAACACAGCTGCTGCTGTTGCTGCTTCTTCTTCTCAGCCGCGCCGGATTTTGAGCTCCTCCTCCTTCCACACCCACCACCCCTTCTCAccatcctctctctctctctcttgctgTGACTGAGTTGCAAATTGCATTCAAGAAAGTGGGCTTTGGAGATTGAGCTTTATTAAAACGgcataaatttcaaattttgagaCGACCACTCTGGAAAAATCGCTTTCGGCAAGTATGTATGTTTTGGAAAAGCTCTCAAATCCAATACCTAAAAAAGGGAAATTGCATTAAACgagattttcttttaaaaatagtatCTCAACATATGTAATCCTAGTGATTACTCCACATTTTTTATGGAATTATTATCATTAAAATAGAATAACATTcaagaaaataaacataaaaaaatactcaatcactttaaaatttatttgaaCTTAACTATTCAAACTTAGTAAACAAACTGGTAGAAAAGATGAATTTGTAACAAATGGAAAGAACGatacatcattaaaatattttaacaaCGGAGCCTTATCAATAATAAGTTTAAAGTTTGCTATTCAAATGTTAACTATATGTCTATAGGACTGTGATCAATACTAAACCACTattaaaccttaaacgccgaacaacatcgttatatgataacatggagttcattataatgaactaataacaaacttataatgaacttcagatttctaaattatgcatgatgatgccattgtttttaaatctcagaattccctataatgaactacaaataaaattgtaatgaaCTCCGTGTTATTAGtgttattatataatgatgtgtttggcgtgtgtttaaaactagtttggtatataataaTTAACCCTATGTCTATATCTATACTAAAATAGGGACTTGCATTGCAttattacatttatttatttatagataTTAGTAGAAAAGTTCAGTCAGATGCAACTGTTGAGCTATCTTTGTCATGGTGAGGTAGTTTGGTCACCTGATTTCGTTATGATTATTACTCAATTTGTTGAATTTTACTTTCTTGTTTCTTTATGGTGTCTTACTGTTGACTTTCTACATTTTAGAGAGGGTTTTAGTTGACAATTTCATGTCAATTATGAATTTTTGTAGCACAAATGTTATTAAACTATGAAAATAACAAATTGGGCCACATTATGTTAATTCAATTAGCATGAAAATGTAACTACTATCATTTGACTATTAATCGAAACTGAACATTGCTTGATTGGTGCCtaaactcttgaaaataaaattttggaaTGCACACGTAAGTTTTAAACAACTTTTGCatattaaaacaataataaaactATAGTCACAATCACACAAGATTTTTTAAAAGATAtacataaattcataatttcagcTCAAATAATATGTAAATTTTAATCACTTATCCATAGTATACAAACtaacattttaaattttacatcctccgtccgtgaaatgttgttcAGTTTTACCATTTCGGTACGTCCGCGAAATATTGTCCACTTTactttttttaccatttttgctAAATGGACCTCACTTTCAACTAATTCATTACACTCAcacaatatataaatgtggacctacgttccattaactttttccacccacttttcttaaaacccaCGTCAAATCAAACTTGGACAACAtttcgtggacggagagagtgctatacaatttttttaaaaacaaaatccGAGTTAAACTAGACAATTTAGACTCCCCATAGAGTTGACATTGAGCCCAAAAATCCCGTCCCGAAAATATAAACTCCATTATATgcctaatttaattaatttggataaatgtgtacaataataataacaatcgatcacatataacaatcaaaatttctatttatttttggcCAATCCGGGAATTATGGCAGAAGGGGCCAGGGGGcatatattgtttttatttttacagGGGATGAGTGAGGTATTTTATGTTAGTGAATCAAATAATATCAAGAGAGGAATCATATTTAAGGCACATATAAGTTTCTTAATGGTAGGTTTAAGTATATTCATAAGCAAGATTGACTTCTTTGGGACGAAAAGTTAATAAAGCACCACGAAGCCGTAACTCACACATGAATACAAAGATTGACTTTAAGATAGACACAAAAATATTAACTTAGGCATCATTGATTTATTTGAATTATATTCGAAGCAAATTAAAACCTAAATGCTTtgaatgtactttttaattatttgaagttAGATAACTTGAATCTTTTGACACTATAAGCGggtaaaaaatttataatgatATATCACAATGCTTTGTATTGGGTAGCTCAATACTCAATAGTAAGAGACATTGCAAATTGGCAACTTTATAATGATATAATAGGTCCTCATGAAATCATACGCTCATACTTTAAGCGAGCTTTACTTTATACTAgtacaaaataaattagatttaCAATCATTACATACATTACGAATCATATAACTCTAAACTTTAGTTTCGTAATGAAATAGGTTTAAAGTGAATCGAAATTTTATATCTAAACGGGATCAAATGTGGTTCATTAGTTAAGAATGTGTATAGCTCATTCAGTTTAAAGTTTAAACAAGGTTTTCATCACACTACAATCCTGCTTGACTAGAGATAATGAATAACTACAAGATCCCGCACATGAACAAAGACACGCATGTAAGGAACGATGCTCTTCTCGATTCACTACATGTGAGTGAGGTATTGATCAAAGAATCTCCGAGAAGGAGTCCTCTAAAACCTTCTCGCCGACCACCGTCTCCAAAAAGGGCTCCTCCAAATCTGACCCGAGATCCATCATTTCTAAACATGAATCGTACATGTGTGAGTCGACATTAGAACTGTGAGCAAAGATGGAACCCTTGAAGAGGGATCGTGAGAGGAGCTTTCCTCCTATCCAAAGCTTGACGATGGCTGAAGAGGGATTGATCCCGTCGAACAAGAAGACAGAAAGTTCGACAAGTTGGTTTTGAATGAAAGAAACGAGAGAAACAAAGATAGATAAGGATTCTTAGAATTGCTTAATGAATTAAGATAACAAGATTCctatttatactccctccgtccgcgaataggagtcccgtttttctattttaatccGTCCGTGTATAGGAGTCCtgtttcacttttaccataaatggtaataggatcTCAtctttcactaactcattccactcatatttcatttaaaattaatatatatataagtgggacccctattttactaactttttttcactcacttttcttaatatttcttaaaactcgtgccgccaagaaatggaactcctaatggcggatggagagagtattaacTAAGGACCCTAGGTTGGTTCGACTCTCTTTTGCATAATGGGAAAGAACAAACGAAGAAAACCTGACATGAAGCTTATAAGTACGCTCGACTCTCTAATCCTATTACATTGGATAACTGACTAAATAACTAAATGCATAACTAACGACCTATATAGTCGAGGAAGCGTGCTGGTGGACGTCTTGTGCGCTGCGGCCTGGTTGTAGACCTGCCCAAGGtttaccgaaccggcggttaaaaccgaaactgtaaccgccggttacggttccgaaccgaaaccgtcgaTTTTTGAACtgtggttcggttcaggttaaaaaaatttcaaaccgaaaccgtgccggaactgccggttccgggcggttccaaaccggaatcGCGAAAAACCACCGGAAAACCGTGAAACCAAGCCGGAACCGCAAAAAACCGACTGTTTAGAACAGTGAAAAACCGTAAAAAACCGCCAattcggaaccgaaaccgaaaccggcggttttggaaccggaaccgtaactgcgaaacaccctcgcggttcggttccggttcgacaATTTCCAaaatcggaaccggcggttccgaaccgtaaccgccggttccggaaccgtgggcacctctacCTGGTTGTGTCTTGAATATCTTGACCCTTGGTGTCTTACTCTCGGTTCTGATGATCATCGGACTGGTTTGGTGCTGGTTGAACAGGTATCTGGTGCCGTGGTGCATATCAGATCATGAGTCTGCTAGATTTTGTGTTTGGGGGAGGAGAATGACGACGCCGGTTAGGGTTTGTGGGTTAGGGAGTTTGACGAGGTTTGTGGAGAGGGTAAAAAGTGAAGTTGAAGAAATGAGGTGGTCATTGGAATTGGTCAcccaattttttcctttttttaacaAATTTAGTAATGACATCGAGTGTAATTATTGTATAAGCGAGGGACAATTTTTTTCCCCTAAAATGGAAGGGATGAAAGTGATCAACATTTGGTGGA is a window of Salvia splendens isolate huo1 chromosome 3, SspV2, whole genome shotgun sequence DNA encoding:
- the LOC121794121 gene encoding salt tolerance receptor-like cytoplasmic kinase 1, whose translation is NLIKVYCSSHRLHEAFKQEHRIHRRPNIVKLLAYADDDHQPALIMEFVPNGTLHHKLHDSKTTPLTWTQRVAVAFQLASAIAYLHDACSPHVVHAHIKPSNVLLDDDLNCKLCDFGSASVGFSAAVAPGRNDVYSFGVVVLELITGIEAFYPSTGERLAAKAARNAAEMVDPRLLGGEDMGEVGDLMLNFP
- the LOC121793685 gene encoding U1 small nuclear ribonucleoprotein C-like, producing the protein MPRYYCDYCDTYLTHDSPSVRKQHNSGYKHKANVRSYYQQYEAQLNQSLIDQKVKEHLGAFRPPVAPYPRPGLPVLPTPLPGQFPFRPPVLPRPMPLPPGYTPMPPHMLPPPGAPVPGQMNGLRRPVTAPPPPMVPGSGAPPMFPPPPYQGNMSSLPMSGGSDGSAPSAPDSEANQ
- the LOC121793690 gene encoding rho GTPase-activating protein 2-like — encoded protein: MVRRGGGCGRRRSSKSGAAEKKKQQQQQLCYLPSILAALRKSMCAVDEKEAVSAAHDMEIGWPTNVKHITHVTFDRFNGFLGLPLEFEVEIPCKAPSASISVCGVSAESMKWSYDARRNNVPTILLLMQEKLYALGGLKAEGIFRINPDNSKEGHVREHLNKGIVPDEIDVHCLASLIKAWFRELPSGVLDGLSPQQVLQCQAEDDCVELVDQLRPTESCLLRWAVDLMADVVENEDSNKMSVRNIAMVFAPNMTKMPDPLTALMHAVQVTNLLRTLIDRRVRERAEAAAGDAPIPPRSSHGRKHKNLNDQNEWYSADLASDDEYEYESDSLSDSEYCFSRQLGEHDGAKDGFRKQLERILCRDQSSPIYGSALHADSGVSFSGSRIGSSSTSTSDEECSRSRSKAEKPMFRLK